In Mycobacterium sp. 050128, one genomic interval encodes:
- a CDS encoding mycofactocin-coupled SDR family oxidoreductase — protein sequence MTGRVEGKVAFVTGAARGQGRAHAVRLAQEGADIIAVDICKKIDTVDLIAASTPEDLAETADLVKAQNRRIYTAEVDVRDYDALKSAVDTGVEQLGKLDIIVANAGIGNGGQTLDKTSETDWTAMIDINLGGVWKTVKAGVPHIIAGGNGGSIILTSSVGGLKAYPHTGHYVAAKHGVVGLMRTFAVELGAQNIRVNSVHPTNVNTPLFMNEGTMRLFRPDLENPGPEDMKVVGQLMHTLPIGWVEPEDIANAVLFLASDEARYITGVTLPVDGGSCLK from the coding sequence ATGACTGGACGTGTTGAAGGCAAAGTTGCTTTCGTCACCGGGGCGGCGCGTGGCCAGGGCCGTGCACATGCGGTGCGGTTGGCCCAGGAGGGCGCCGACATCATCGCGGTGGACATCTGCAAGAAGATCGACACCGTGGATCTGATCGCCGCCTCCACGCCGGAGGATCTGGCCGAGACCGCAGACCTGGTGAAGGCACAGAACCGTCGGATCTACACCGCCGAGGTCGATGTTCGGGATTACGACGCGCTCAAGTCCGCTGTGGACACCGGCGTCGAGCAGCTCGGCAAACTCGACATCATCGTCGCCAACGCGGGCATCGGCAACGGCGGCCAGACGCTGGATAAGACCAGTGAAACCGACTGGACCGCCATGATCGACATCAACCTCGGCGGCGTGTGGAAGACCGTGAAAGCCGGTGTGCCGCATATCATCGCGGGCGGCAACGGCGGTTCGATCATCCTGACGAGCTCGGTCGGCGGCCTCAAGGCCTATCCGCACACCGGTCACTACGTCGCCGCCAAGCACGGTGTGGTGGGCTTGATGCGCACCTTCGCCGTCGAGCTCGGCGCGCAGAACATCCGCGTCAATTCCGTGCACCCGACCAACGTCAACACCCCGTTGTTCATGAACGAGGGCACGATGCGGCTGTTCCGGCCGGACCTGGAAAACCCCGGCCCCGAGGACATGAAGGTCGTCGGCCAGCTGATGCACACCCTGCCGATCGGCTGGGTCGAGCCCGAGGACATCGCCAACGCGGTGCTGTTCCTGGCGTCCGACGAGGCCCGGTACATCACCGGCGTCACGCTGCCCGTCGATGGGGGCAGCTGTCTCAAGTAG
- a CDS encoding TetR/AcrR family transcriptional regulator, with the protein MTNPSEEPAWKQRAVERSIKTAKLRAAQRVQRFLDAAQAIIIEKGSTDFTVQEVVDRSRQSLRSFYLQFDGKHELLLALFEDALSRSADQIRAATESHSDPLERLKVAVELLYEASRPDPTAKRPLFTDFAPRLLVTHPAEVKIAHAPLLALLAELMEAACDAGKLRDGLNPRRIAAMTMQTVMFIAQSSGGSDDATIHPITADEVWDFCSAGFVGQH; encoded by the coding sequence GTGACCAACCCAAGCGAAGAGCCGGCCTGGAAACAGCGCGCCGTCGAGCGATCAATCAAGACGGCGAAACTGCGCGCGGCGCAGCGCGTTCAGCGCTTTCTCGACGCGGCGCAGGCCATCATCATCGAAAAGGGCAGCACCGACTTTACCGTCCAGGAGGTCGTGGACCGCTCCCGCCAGTCACTGCGGAGCTTCTACCTGCAGTTTGACGGCAAACACGAGCTGTTGCTCGCGTTGTTCGAGGATGCGCTGAGCCGGTCGGCCGACCAGATCCGGGCCGCCACCGAAAGTCACTCCGACCCGCTCGAGCGGCTCAAGGTAGCCGTGGAGCTGTTGTACGAGGCCTCGCGACCGGACCCCACGGCCAAGCGCCCGCTGTTCACCGACTTTGCGCCGCGGTTGCTGGTAACACACCCCGCCGAGGTCAAGATTGCCCATGCGCCGCTGTTGGCATTGCTGGCCGAGCTCATGGAAGCGGCTTGTGACGCGGGCAAGTTGCGCGACGGGCTCAATCCGCGCCGCATTGCCGCGATGACGATGCAGACGGTGATGTTCATCGCGCAATCCAGCGGCGGCTCCGACGATGCGACGATTCACCCGATCACCGCTGACGAGGTGTGGGACTTCTGCTCTGCCGGATTCGTCGGCCAACACTAG
- a CDS encoding DUF4190 domain-containing protein encodes MRYPVEHRNQAGVAAVVLGGLALVTCWLLIGVPLGIAALITGDIARRRASRGEATNPRAAVAGMVLGTVAIVAGLIAIGYYSWLDTQDPDRLQRCLDNPATNNC; translated from the coding sequence ATGCGCTATCCCGTGGAACATCGAAATCAGGCCGGCGTCGCTGCCGTGGTCCTGGGCGGGTTGGCGCTCGTCACCTGCTGGTTACTGATCGGGGTGCCTTTGGGTATCGCGGCGCTGATCACGGGCGATATCGCGCGGCGGCGAGCGAGTCGCGGTGAAGCCACCAATCCCCGGGCCGCGGTAGCGGGCATGGTGTTAGGGACGGTGGCGATCGTCGCGGGGCTCATCGCCATCGGCTACTACTCCTGGCTGGACACCCAGGATCCCGACCGTTTGCAGCGGTGCCTGGACAACCCCGCCACCAATAACTGCTAA
- a CDS encoding acyl-CoA dehydrogenase family protein has translation MDLTSDSEELRLLTESLRTAMGGACGAKLDAALTDLGWHDMLDEIPYIAIPLVFRLLGETGAHAPVLNDVVLRAAGRAPGGVTPLPFAGGSWVVWNREDIPSSAIDTELPIHPVAEGDSAAQSGLAAGRQALGWWLVGASRAMLALARQHALDRVQFGRHISSFQAIRHRLAETLVAVEGAEATLHAATTASDDPDDLASLLAKAAAGRAALTAARHCQQVLGGIGFTAEHQLHHHIKRSLILDNLLGSARELTSQAGVALRAKGSAPRLVQL, from the coding sequence ATGGACCTGACCTCAGACTCCGAGGAACTGCGGCTGCTGACCGAGTCGCTGCGCACCGCGATGGGCGGGGCTTGCGGCGCCAAGCTCGATGCGGCGTTGACCGACCTCGGCTGGCACGACATGCTGGACGAAATCCCATATATCGCAATACCTTTGGTGTTCCGTCTACTCGGCGAGACGGGTGCGCACGCGCCTGTGCTCAACGATGTGGTGCTGCGCGCGGCCGGACGGGCCCCCGGCGGTGTCACTCCGCTTCCGTTCGCCGGCGGCTCCTGGGTGGTGTGGAACCGCGAAGACATCCCTAGTTCGGCAATCGACACCGAGTTGCCGATACATCCTGTCGCAGAAGGTGATTCAGCTGCGCAATCCGGGCTGGCCGCCGGGCGGCAAGCATTGGGCTGGTGGCTGGTGGGCGCCAGCCGCGCGATGCTCGCACTCGCGCGCCAGCACGCCCTGGACCGAGTGCAGTTCGGCCGCCACATCAGCTCGTTTCAGGCGATCCGGCACCGGCTGGCCGAGACACTGGTCGCGGTCGAGGGCGCCGAGGCGACCCTGCACGCGGCCACCACCGCATCGGATGACCCCGACGACCTGGCCAGCTTGCTGGCCAAAGCGGCGGCCGGCCGGGCGGCGCTGACCGCCGCGCGGCACTGTCAGCAAGTGCTCGGCGGTATCGGTTTCACCGCCGAGCACCAGCTTCACCACCACATCAAGCGGTCGCTGATTCTGGACAACCTGCTCGGCAGCGCCCGGGAACTGACCTCGCAGGCCGGAGTAGCCTTGCGGGCCAAGGGATCTGCGCCGCGGCTGGTGCAGCTGTAG
- a CDS encoding acyl-CoA dehydrogenase family protein translates to MNVEEFRSGLRKWLDENDLTPGPDHSLQGHMLQFRRVCRALYDADWMRYGWAEEVGGLGGPALLRAIVGEEVVGRRLAEPGPYSMLEVLTPTMIDYAPPELAAEMVPRLLRGEEQWCQGFSEPGSGSDLASLTTRAVQDGDNWIVNGQKVWTSFAQFSTRCVLLTRTGAGHDGITAFFVDLDTPGITIRPLRTMHGVDEFCEVYYDDVVIPSSRMLGKPGDGWKLAMDLLPFERSTCFWQRIAYLYSRFDALVAEVSGGSQHGGHDEYDLGAAYLALHTLRCRSRATQYRLRDGARLGPDTSIDKVLLASAEQRLYDTVRDLLPGDLELDDTPWRSEYLYSRASTIYGGTAEIQRNIIARRLLDLGKE, encoded by the coding sequence GTGAATGTCGAGGAGTTCCGGTCGGGTCTGCGTAAGTGGCTCGACGAGAACGACTTAACGCCGGGCCCCGACCACTCGCTGCAGGGGCACATGCTGCAGTTCCGCCGCGTCTGCCGGGCGTTGTACGACGCCGATTGGATGCGCTACGGCTGGGCAGAAGAAGTCGGCGGGCTGGGCGGGCCGGCGTTGCTGCGCGCGATCGTCGGCGAAGAGGTGGTGGGCCGGCGGTTGGCCGAGCCCGGCCCGTATTCGATGCTCGAGGTGCTGACACCCACGATGATCGACTACGCCCCACCGGAACTGGCCGCGGAGATGGTGCCGCGGCTGCTGCGCGGCGAAGAACAATGGTGCCAAGGCTTTTCCGAGCCCGGCTCCGGCAGCGACCTGGCCTCGCTGACGACTCGGGCCGTCCAAGACGGCGACAATTGGATCGTCAACGGGCAGAAGGTCTGGACCAGCTTCGCGCAGTTCTCCACCCGCTGCGTTCTGCTGACCCGCACCGGAGCCGGCCACGACGGCATCACCGCATTCTTCGTCGACCTCGACACCCCTGGCATCACCATCCGGCCGCTGCGCACCATGCACGGCGTCGACGAGTTCTGCGAGGTGTACTACGACGACGTGGTGATCCCGTCGAGCCGGATGCTCGGCAAGCCGGGCGACGGCTGGAAACTCGCGATGGACCTGCTCCCCTTCGAGCGGTCCACCTGCTTCTGGCAGCGCATCGCCTACCTCTACTCCCGCTTCGATGCGCTCGTCGCCGAGGTGTCCGGCGGCAGCCAGCACGGCGGCCACGACGAATACGACCTGGGCGCAGCGTATCTCGCGCTGCATACGCTGCGCTGCCGCTCTCGTGCCACCCAGTACCGGCTGCGCGACGGCGCCCGCCTGGGCCCCGACACCTCCATCGACAAGGTGCTGCTGGCCTCCGCCGAGCAGCGGCTGTACGACACCGTGCGCGACCTGCTGCCCGGCGACCTCGAGCTCGATGACACGCCGTGGCGCTCGGAGTACCTGTACTCGCGCGCGTCGACGATTTACGGGGGGACCGCCGAGATTCAGCGCAACATCATCGCCCGCCGGCTTCTCGACCTCGGGAAGGAGTGA
- a CDS encoding nuclear transport factor 2 family protein, with translation MSTPSQSKSDPSKTDDLVEIQQLLARYAVTITQEDIDGLIGVFTPDGTYSAFGSTYQLDRFPELVAAAPKGLFLTGTALVENLDGDSASGTQPLCFIDGSTHDMRIGYYRDTYSRTADGWRLKTRAMTFIRRSGVHDSGRPHAIGRPQP, from the coding sequence ATGTCAACACCCAGCCAGTCTAAGAGCGACCCCAGCAAAACTGACGATCTGGTCGAGATTCAGCAGCTGCTCGCCCGCTACGCCGTCACTATCACCCAAGAGGACATCGACGGCCTGATCGGCGTCTTCACGCCGGACGGAACCTACAGCGCGTTCGGCTCCACCTACCAGCTGGACAGGTTTCCGGAGCTGGTGGCTGCCGCACCAAAGGGCTTGTTCCTCACCGGAACCGCGTTGGTCGAGAACCTCGACGGCGACTCGGCGAGCGGCACCCAGCCGTTGTGCTTCATCGACGGCTCCACGCATGACATGCGGATCGGCTACTACCGCGACACCTACTCCAGGACCGCGGACGGCTGGCGACTCAAGACCCGTGCCATGACGTTCATTCGCCGCAGCGGTGTGCACGACTCCGGGCGTCCGCACGCCATCGGCCGTCCGCAGCCCTGA
- a CDS encoding metal-dependent hydrolase family protein — translation MQTLQAAALLDVDAGEIVSPGIVKIEDDRIVGVGGEPEGDIIDLGDQILLPGLMDMEVNLLMGGRGETPGLSQVQDDPPTRVLRAVGNARRTLRAGFTTVRNLGLFVKTGGYLLDVALGKAIDAGWIDGPRIIPAGHAITPTGGHLDPTMFAAFMPGALELTVEEGIANGVDEIRKAVRYQIKHGAELIKVCVSGGVMSLTGEAGAQHYSDEELRAIVDEAHRRGLRVAAHTHGAEAVKHAVACGIDCIEHGFLMDDEAIQMLVDNERFLVTTRRLAQAMDVSRAPKELQDKAAEMFPKAETSIKAAYQAGVKIAVGTDAPAIPHGRNADELVTLVEWGMPPLAVLRAATITAAELINKTDRGRLASGQLADIIAVPGNPLEDITVTQRVSFVMKGGKVYVNTQPV, via the coding sequence GTGCAGACGCTGCAGGCCGCCGCACTGCTCGACGTCGACGCCGGCGAAATCGTCTCGCCCGGCATCGTGAAGATCGAGGACGACCGGATCGTCGGCGTCGGGGGTGAACCCGAAGGCGACATCATCGATCTCGGCGATCAGATCCTGCTGCCCGGCCTGATGGACATGGAGGTCAACCTCCTGATGGGCGGGCGCGGTGAGACGCCCGGGCTGTCCCAGGTGCAAGACGATCCGCCGACGCGGGTGCTGCGCGCGGTCGGCAACGCCCGGCGCACACTGCGCGCGGGTTTCACCACGGTGCGCAACCTGGGCCTGTTCGTGAAGACCGGCGGCTACCTGCTCGACGTCGCACTGGGCAAGGCCATCGACGCGGGGTGGATCGACGGGCCCCGCATCATCCCGGCCGGCCACGCGATCACGCCGACCGGCGGGCACCTGGACCCGACGATGTTCGCCGCCTTCATGCCGGGTGCCCTTGAGCTCACGGTCGAAGAGGGCATCGCCAACGGCGTCGACGAGATCCGCAAGGCGGTGCGCTACCAGATCAAGCACGGCGCCGAGCTGATCAAGGTGTGCGTCTCCGGCGGCGTCATGTCGCTGACCGGTGAAGCTGGCGCACAACACTATTCGGATGAAGAGCTCCGCGCGATCGTTGATGAGGCGCACCGGCGCGGGCTGCGGGTCGCCGCCCATACGCACGGCGCGGAGGCGGTCAAGCACGCGGTCGCGTGCGGTATCGACTGCATCGAACACGGCTTCCTGATGGATGACGAGGCGATCCAGATGCTGGTCGACAACGAGCGGTTCCTGGTGACCACCCGCAGGCTCGCCCAGGCGATGGATGTGTCCCGCGCTCCGAAGGAATTGCAGGACAAAGCCGCCGAGATGTTCCCCAAGGCGGAAACTTCGATCAAGGCCGCCTACCAGGCCGGGGTCAAGATCGCGGTCGGCACCGATGCGCCCGCGATCCCGCACGGCCGCAACGCCGACGAGCTTGTCACGCTGGTCGAATGGGGCATGCCCCCGCTGGCGGTGCTGCGGGCCGCAACCATCACCGCCGCAGAGCTGATCAACAAGACCGACCGGGGCCGGCTGGCGTCGGGGCAGCTCGCGGATATCATCGCGGTACCGGGAAACCCGTTGGAAGACATCACCGTTACCCAACGCGTCAGCTTTGTCATGAAAGGCGGCAAGGTCTATGTCAACACCCAGCCAGTCTAA
- a CDS encoding aromatic ring-hydroxylating oxygenase subunit alpha — protein MAHFPKPAAGSWTENYPELGTAPVDYTDSIDPAFFEAERDAIFRKTWLNVGRVERLPKTGSYFTRELPSAGKGTSVIITKTKDGTVKAYHNVCRHRGNKLVWNDFPNEETSGTCRQFTCKYHAWRYSLDGDLTFVQQEDEFFNLDKSQYGLAAVRCEVWEGFVFINFDDNAAPLTDYLGPLAKSIEGYPFGEMTETYSYRAEVGSNWKLFIDAFVEFYHAPILHQGQYTKEEAAKIQKFGYEALHYEVAGPHSLQSTWGGQAPPADMSMVKPLDQVLRSGLFGPWDKPELMENFELPPGVNVKRVPQWGIDSWLFYPNFMLLIWEPGWYLTYHYWPTAVDKHIFESSLYFVPPRNARERLAQELAAVTFKEYALQDANTLEATQTMIGTRAVKEFLLCDQEVLIRHLHKTTGDYVKEYQRNGVTV, from the coding sequence GTGGCCCACTTCCCCAAGCCAGCCGCCGGCAGCTGGACAGAAAACTACCCCGAGCTGGGAACCGCGCCGGTCGACTACACCGACTCGATCGACCCGGCATTCTTCGAGGCCGAGCGCGACGCGATCTTCAGGAAGACCTGGCTCAACGTCGGCCGGGTCGAGCGACTACCCAAGACGGGCAGTTACTTCACCAGGGAACTACCGTCGGCCGGCAAGGGCACCTCGGTGATCATCACCAAGACCAAGGACGGAACGGTCAAGGCCTACCACAACGTCTGCCGACACCGCGGAAACAAGCTGGTGTGGAACGACTTTCCCAACGAGGAGACCTCCGGCACCTGCCGGCAGTTCACCTGCAAGTACCACGCCTGGCGTTACAGCCTGGACGGCGATCTGACCTTCGTCCAACAGGAAGACGAGTTCTTCAACCTCGACAAGAGTCAGTACGGTCTGGCAGCGGTTCGGTGCGAGGTGTGGGAAGGCTTCGTCTTCATCAACTTCGACGACAACGCGGCGCCGCTTACCGACTACCTCGGGCCGCTGGCCAAGAGCATCGAGGGCTATCCCTTCGGCGAGATGACTGAGACGTACTCGTACCGGGCCGAGGTCGGCAGCAACTGGAAGCTGTTCATCGACGCCTTCGTCGAGTTCTACCACGCGCCGATCCTGCACCAGGGGCAGTACACCAAGGAGGAAGCCGCCAAGATCCAGAAGTTCGGCTACGAGGCGCTGCATTACGAGGTCGCCGGCCCGCACAGCCTGCAGTCGACCTGGGGTGGTCAGGCGCCGCCGGCGGACATGAGCATGGTCAAGCCGTTGGACCAGGTGTTGCGCAGCGGCTTGTTCGGTCCGTGGGACAAGCCGGAGCTGATGGAGAACTTCGAGCTGCCGCCGGGCGTCAACGTCAAGAGGGTGCCGCAGTGGGGCATCGACTCGTGGCTGTTCTACCCGAACTTCATGCTGCTGATCTGGGAACCCGGCTGGTATCTGACCTACCATTACTGGCCGACCGCGGTGGACAAGCACATCTTCGAGTCGTCGCTGTATTTCGTTCCGCCGCGCAATGCGCGCGAGCGCCTGGCCCAGGAGTTGGCGGCCGTGACGTTCAAGGAGTATGCGTTGCAGGACGCCAACACCCTGGAGGCAACCCAGACCATGATCGGCACCCGTGCCGTCAAGGAGTTCCTGCTGTGCGACCAGGAAGTCCTGATCCGCCACCTGCACAAGACCACCGGTGACTACGTGAAGGAGTACCAGCGCAATGGCGTTACCGTCTGA
- a CDS encoding carboxymuconolactone decarboxylase family protein produces the protein MRLSPLPADQWDEATQQALSAMRGADTNNALSTLAHHPPLAKAFLRFNVHLLMTSTLPARIRELAILRVAHRRECAYEWSHHVRMAKAEGITDEQIDDVRRGTAAVPFDRTVLTAVDELEEQSQLSDQTWAALGERLNDQQRMDFVFTVGCYALLAMAFNTFGVELENADQH, from the coding sequence ATGCGCTTGTCGCCGCTGCCCGCGGATCAGTGGGACGAGGCTACCCAGCAGGCACTCTCGGCGATGCGGGGGGCGGACACCAATAACGCACTGTCCACGCTGGCTCACCACCCACCCCTGGCCAAGGCGTTCCTCCGATTCAACGTCCATCTGCTGATGACATCGACGCTGCCGGCCCGCATCCGCGAACTGGCCATTCTGCGCGTCGCGCATCGCCGCGAGTGCGCCTACGAGTGGTCGCACCACGTGAGGATGGCCAAGGCGGAGGGCATCACCGACGAGCAGATCGACGACGTTCGGCGGGGCACTGCCGCAGTGCCGTTCGACCGCACTGTGCTGACCGCGGTCGACGAACTCGAGGAACAGTCTCAGCTGTCGGACCAGACCTGGGCGGCGCTCGGTGAGCGCCTCAACGATCAGCAGCGCATGGATTTCGTCTTCACGGTCGGCTGCTACGCCCTGCTGGCCATGGCTTTCAACACTTTTGGCGTAGAGCTCGAAAACGCCGATCAACACTGA
- a CDS encoding amidohydrolase family protein, translating to MNKEDMMLISVDDHTVEPPDMFKNHLSKKYQDDAPRLVHNDDGSDMWKFRDTVIPNVALNAVAGRPKEEYGIEPTGLDEIRPGCYNVDERVKDMNAGGILASICFPSFPGFAGRLFATDDHDFSVALVQAYNDWHIDEWCGAYPARFIPMAIPVIWDAEACAAEVRRVSKKGVHALTFTENPAAMGYPSFHDDYWTPLWKALVDTDTVMNVHIGSSGRLAITAPDAPMDVMITLQPMNIVQAAADLLWSRPIKQYPDLKIALSEGGTGWIPYFLERADRTYEMHSTWTHQDFKGKLPSEVFRDHFLTCFISDKVGVALRNMIGIDNICWEADYPHSDSMWPGAPEELWDVLSTNNVPDDEINKMTYENAMRWYSFDPFTHISREQATVGALRKAAEGHDVSIKAAGHDKDSRAGSSFADFAANAKALSGNKD from the coding sequence ATGAACAAAGAAGACATGATGCTGATCAGCGTCGACGACCACACCGTCGAGCCACCCGACATGTTCAAGAACCACCTGTCGAAGAAATACCAGGACGACGCGCCGCGGCTGGTGCACAACGATGACGGCTCGGACATGTGGAAGTTCCGCGACACGGTCATCCCGAACGTCGCGCTGAACGCGGTCGCCGGCCGGCCCAAGGAGGAGTACGGCATCGAGCCGACCGGGCTCGACGAGATCCGGCCCGGTTGCTACAACGTCGACGAACGCGTCAAGGACATGAACGCCGGCGGCATCCTGGCCTCCATCTGCTTCCCGTCGTTCCCCGGTTTCGCCGGGCGGCTGTTCGCCACCGACGACCACGACTTCTCGGTCGCGCTGGTGCAGGCCTACAACGACTGGCACATCGACGAGTGGTGCGGTGCCTACCCCGCGCGATTCATCCCGATGGCGATCCCGGTGATCTGGGACGCCGAGGCCTGCGCCGCCGAAGTCCGCCGGGTGTCGAAGAAGGGCGTGCACGCATTGACCTTCACCGAAAACCCCGCCGCGATGGGCTATCCGAGCTTCCACGACGACTACTGGACCCCGCTGTGGAAAGCCTTGGTGGACACCGACACGGTGATGAACGTGCACATCGGTTCGTCGGGACGGTTGGCCATCACGGCGCCGGATGCGCCGATGGACGTGATGATCACGCTGCAGCCGATGAACATCGTGCAGGCCGCCGCCGACCTGCTGTGGTCGCGGCCGATCAAGCAGTACCCGGACCTGAAGATCGCGCTCTCCGAGGGTGGGACCGGCTGGATTCCTTACTTCCTGGAGCGCGCGGACCGGACTTACGAGATGCACTCCACCTGGACGCACCAGGACTTCAAGGGCAAGCTGCCCAGCGAGGTCTTCCGCGACCACTTCCTGACCTGCTTCATCAGTGACAAGGTCGGAGTGGCGTTGCGCAACATGATCGGCATCGACAACATCTGCTGGGAGGCCGACTACCCGCACAGCGACTCGATGTGGCCGGGTGCGCCGGAAGAGCTGTGGGATGTGCTGTCCACCAATAACGTTCCCGACGACGAGATCAACAAGATGACCTACGAGAACGCCATGCGGTGGTACTCGTTCGACCCCTTCACGCACATTTCGCGCGAACAGGCGACCGTCGGTGCACTGCGCAAGGCCGCCGAGGGACACGACGTCTCGATCAAGGCGGCGGGTCACGACAAGGACAGTCGGGCCGGCTCCTCCTTCGCAGACTTCGCGGCGAACGCGAAAGCCCTTTCCGGCAACAAGGACTGA
- a CDS encoding acyl-CoA dehydrogenase family protein, whose amino-acid sequence MNFELTDDQELIRKSVAELARRFDDQYWMEKDLAHEFPAEFYKAIADGGWLGMTIPTEFGGHGLGITEATILLEEVAKAGGAMNAASAIHLSIFGMQPVVVHGSDELKARTLPSVATGEVHVCFGVTEPGAGLDTSRISTFAKRDGDKYVVNGRKVWISKAMESSKILLLTRTQSYDEVTKKTDGMTLFLTDLDRRRVDVRPIRKMGRNAVSSNELFIDNLEVPVEDRVGDEGKGFQYILDGLNPERMLIAAEALGIGRVALEKAVKYGNEREVFGRPIGMNQGLQFPLADSLARLDAAELMLRKATWLYDNGKPCGREANTAKYLCADAGFDAADRALQTHGGMGYAEEYHITRYFRESRLMKIAPVSQEMILNFLGANVLKLPRSY is encoded by the coding sequence ATGAATTTCGAGCTGACCGATGACCAGGAGCTGATCCGCAAATCGGTCGCTGAGCTCGCGCGCAGGTTCGACGACCAGTACTGGATGGAAAAGGATCTCGCGCACGAGTTTCCGGCCGAGTTCTATAAGGCGATAGCCGACGGCGGCTGGCTGGGTATGACGATCCCGACCGAGTTCGGCGGCCATGGACTCGGAATCACCGAGGCGACCATCCTGCTCGAGGAGGTGGCCAAGGCCGGCGGCGCGATGAACGCGGCCAGCGCCATCCACCTGTCCATCTTCGGCATGCAGCCCGTCGTCGTGCACGGTTCGGACGAGCTCAAGGCGCGAACCCTGCCGTCGGTGGCGACGGGCGAGGTGCACGTCTGCTTCGGTGTGACCGAACCCGGTGCTGGACTTGATACTTCGCGCATCAGCACGTTCGCTAAGCGCGACGGAGACAAGTACGTCGTCAACGGCCGCAAGGTGTGGATCTCCAAGGCGATGGAATCCTCCAAGATCCTGTTGCTGACCCGCACCCAGAGCTATGACGAGGTCACCAAGAAGACCGACGGGATGACGCTGTTCCTCACCGATCTCGATCGCCGGCGCGTCGACGTCCGCCCGATCCGTAAGATGGGCCGCAACGCCGTCAGCTCCAACGAATTGTTCATCGACAACCTGGAAGTGCCGGTCGAGGACCGAGTGGGCGACGAGGGCAAGGGATTTCAGTACATCCTCGATGGCCTGAATCCCGAACGGATGCTGATCGCGGCCGAGGCACTTGGCATCGGCCGGGTGGCGCTGGAAAAAGCGGTGAAGTACGGCAACGAGCGAGAGGTCTTCGGCCGGCCGATCGGCATGAACCAGGGCCTGCAGTTCCCGCTCGCGGATTCGCTGGCCCGTCTCGACGCCGCCGAACTGATGCTGCGCAAGGCCACCTGGCTGTACGACAACGGCAAACCCTGTGGGCGCGAAGCGAATACCGCAAAATACCTCTGTGCCGATGCGGGCTTCGACGCCGCCGATCGGGCGTTGCAAACCCACGGCGGCATGGGCTACGCCGAGGAATACCACATCACCCGCTACTTCCGTGAGTCCCGGCTGATGAAGATCGCTCCGGTCAGCCAGGAGATGATCCTGAACTTCCTGGGTGCTAACGTCCTGAAATTGCCGAGGAGCTATTGA
- a CDS encoding enoyl-CoA hydratase/isomerase family protein — translation MTSTEEPVLLSEDDGGVRTLTLNRPRRKNAISPELWLALRDALLDAGRDHSVRALVITGAGGAFCSGADIGIPDDTHPKYKLQRLTDVALALHELPKPTVAKVTGVAVGAGWNLALGCDLVVATPDSTFSQIFSKRGLSIDLGGSWLLPKLVGLQQAKRLALLADTIDAAEAFALNLVTWVVSAEEIDTFVKDLAGRLAAGPPIALAQTKALLNEGADRTLRDALANEARAQIGNFATADAAAAYAAFSERREPSFTGRWALSKSDPKSDKESE, via the coding sequence TTGACGTCCACCGAAGAACCCGTCCTGCTGTCCGAGGACGACGGTGGGGTGCGCACGCTGACCCTCAACCGTCCGCGCCGCAAGAACGCCATCAGCCCCGAGTTGTGGCTCGCGTTGCGTGACGCGCTGCTCGACGCGGGCCGCGACCACAGCGTGCGTGCGCTGGTGATCACCGGCGCCGGCGGGGCGTTTTGCTCCGGCGCCGACATCGGGATTCCCGACGACACCCACCCGAAGTACAAGCTGCAACGGCTCACCGACGTCGCGCTGGCGCTGCACGAGCTGCCGAAACCGACGGTGGCCAAGGTGACGGGCGTCGCGGTCGGCGCTGGATGGAACCTGGCGCTGGGCTGTGATCTGGTGGTCGCAACGCCCGATTCGACGTTCTCGCAGATCTTTTCGAAACGGGGTTTGTCAATCGACCTCGGCGGCTCCTGGCTGTTGCCGAAACTCGTTGGCCTGCAACAGGCTAAGCGGCTAGCACTGCTGGCCGACACCATCGACGCCGCGGAAGCCTTCGCGCTGAACCTGGTCACCTGGGTGGTGTCGGCCGAGGAGATCGACACTTTCGTCAAGGATTTGGCCGGACGGCTGGCGGCGGGTCCGCCGATTGCATTGGCCCAGACAAAAGCCCTGCTGAACGAGGGTGCCGACCGCACCCTGCGCGATGCGCTGGCCAACGAGGCGCGCGCGCAGATCGGCAACTTCGCGACCGCGGATGCGGCCGCCGCCTATGCCGCCTTCAGCGAGCGACGGGAACCGTCGTTTACTGGCCGGTGGGCGCTATCGAAATCTGACCCGAAATCTGACAAGGAATCGGAGTAG